Proteins encoded together in one Oreochromis aureus strain Israel breed Guangdong linkage group 23, ZZ_aureus, whole genome shotgun sequence window:
- the LOC116331165 gene encoding proteasome subunit beta type-11-like: MAEYLDESPIQFGQISTVQNCSADSSEDPFLTSSTLPTCLPFASSQSVPLPFPMAHGTTTLAFMFQGGVLAAADTRSSCSGLVACPASQKILPIHSHLVGLTSGTSADCALWKRILARELRLYQLRHGRRLSTSGAAKLLSHMLHPFKGTELCVAATLCGWDGGEVDDGCDYHGGTETGPGSRGETTKNQMTEQKNFVDSTNAKVSLAKDERFSFSEQCFIRKKMNLSGPSLFYVCSDGTRLRGMLFSVGSGSPYAYSILDQGVHWGLTVDEAKSIAREAVYRATYRDAYSGNCVDMYHITSKGWTRRNREDLKEEYYREKERRKHEKTERRDVTFSD; the protein is encoded by the exons A TGGCAGAGTACTTAGATGAAAGTCCGATACAGTTTGGGCAAATCAGCACAGTCCAGAACTGCAGCGCCGATTCATCTGAAGACCCCTTCTTAACATCCTCCACCTTGCCAACATGCCTTCCGTTTGCCTCTTCACAGTCTGTGCCTCTGCCCTTTCCCATGGCTCATGGCACCACCACCTTGGCTTTCATGTTCCAGGGTGGCGTGCTGGCTGCGGCAGACACTCGTTCCAGTTGCTCAGGCCTTGTCGCGTGCCCAGCCTCGCAGAAGATCCTGCCCATTCACAGTCACTTGGTGGGCCTGACCTCGGGCACTTCAGCCGACTGCGCGCTTTGGAAACGTATTTTGGCTCGCGAGCTGCGGCTTTACCAACTTCGCCACGGTCGACGGTTGTCCACGAGCGGAGCTGCCAAATTGCTTTCGCACATGCTTCACCCTTTCAAAGGAACTGAGCTGTGTGTGGCTGCCACGTTGTGTGGGTGGGATGGAGGAGAGGTGGACGATGGATGTGATTACCATGGAGGCACAGAGACCGGTCCTGGTAGTCGAGGAGAAACAACAAAGAATCAAATGACTGAGCAGAAAAACTTTGTAGATAGCACCAATGCAAAGGTTTCTCTGGCAAAGGATGAACGCTTTTCTTTCTCTGAGCAGTGCTTcatcagaaagaaaatgaatttaTCTGGACCAAGCCTTTTTTATGTATGCAGTGATGGTACGCGCCTACGGGGAATGCTTTTCTCTGTGGGCTCAGGATCCCCTTATGCCTACTCAATTCTGGACCAAGGTGTTCACTGGGGGCTGACAGTAGATGAGGCCAAGTCAATAGCTAGAGAAGCTGTGTACAGAGCTACATATAGGGATGCATATTCCGGAAACTGTGTGGACATGTATCACATCACGTCAAAAGGCTGGACACGCAGAAACCGGGAGGATTTGAAAGAGGAATATTACCGAGAAAAGGAAAGGCGAAAGCATGAGAAAACAGAGAGGCGGGATGTGACTTTTTCTGACTAA
- the LOC116331166 gene encoding protein sel-1 homolog 3 — MNVFHVIIFGHIFTASALMAQCASQVISAHSSETPPDNFIGFDSVPDKVVDGSVVRVRYQCSGQCQLAVEVVVSTLQKTDLVVFRRKWKSCRLRDYRIHQVLLRLPPSISYQHDFFNRNVLDTQNVTVRAWLDSFKNGSELSTYHSSMLRIHKALQIIPPSERPSKPPTGCPSWSAQLMWQMTSDRIHQCPHESDIIDMLKFPLASTGEHFGVIRRFQPFIDRALERTRRHAVTQPSVTLSVWIYLLKWCQKKHCGIIHHVNRKNLYDTVLMQLTDTGNIIIQARKITGEDEAFQVQAMLPLLKWIRLDCYIQDSEVLLETTWDGQTQKYLYEFQDSIHYDDTDGYFVIGGGRYSQGIRGYFGPIRYYRFGTKQVKNQLHSMPTLNELQRIHQECQEIRAFTKAFMQEVNENYLLSPVSRDVCTPDFLRLWGQFASKEKTCTQTWTFETQIKYNTLFQFLLTKEVEIRTGSLNLKDLGSALFEETVGTMFPVDKAQMKITSQSMAALQESSCLGNHRASLLLATIHLSGLGHSVNHEQGHVYSLIGALGDDRFALMHAGYKHLMGIDGFPKDLEMAYSYYSNIGTQTCIDSSRIYENKQHSTEHIYLNNEEDLNRLTHETNDDFQYLKFQAERGDIESQKRMGTMLYWGQNGVSKDIVSAAKWIERSAMQMKDPSAMYDYSILLMKGQGVKRNYTRAFRLLRKAAAMGSINALNGLGWYHGTVLKDHKNAVKYFEQAALNGSDDGMFNLGIYHLSGMNPDRPRRNESAAFEQFLNASRFGHVAASVEAAWYLSTGSLEGVSQDMKRAVILLKKVCERNGHLGFMIREALQAYLQGSWQEAFVKYLLAAQTGLGLAQSNVAHLCEELNLGYECQWRYHNYSILNYDPHPSALLKMGDYYYYHSPGTQEDSLSLAEQAISMYSRAALAGSPQGMYNLVVLAQEGHSLPRSILRFVNVSHHDDLDMVMEKILKRCVDMEGEEAVTPCSLALLGLQMGKALRRMTQNGAQLLLAYASLLSVLIFAVAVSFQSSLGNRNPTNALRARTSPGSNNGVVSNREQDGIMGRTYRGAWNLRLTMNGEQWLQQISDLAVTASGVCLCAFWTTLLYHLL, encoded by the exons atgaATGTGTTTCACGTCATCATTTTTGGACATATCTTCACTGCTTCTGCTCTAATG GCACAGTGTGCTTCACAAGTCATTTCAGCCCACAGCAGTGAGACCCCGCCTGACAATTTTATAGGTTTTGACTCCGTCCCTGACAAAGTGGTAGATGGCTCGGTGGTCCGCGTGCGGTATCAGTGCTCTGGGCAATGTCAGCTTGCAGTTGAGGTGGTGGTGTCCACATTGCAGAAGACAGATTTAGTGGTCTTCAGGAGAAAATGGAAAAGCTGCAGACTCCGTGACTACAGGATCCACCAGGTGCTGCTCAGACTGCCTCCGTCCATTTCATATCAACACGACTTTTTCAACAGGAACGTTTTGGACACACAGAATGTGACAGTCCGTGCTTGGCTGGACAGTTTTAAAAATGGCAGTGAACTCAGCACATACCACAGCTCCATGTTGAGGATTCATAAAGCGCTGCAGATAATTCCACCCTCTGAGCGGCCAAGTAAACCTCCCACTGGTTGCCCGTCATGGTCGGCTCAACTAATGTGGCAGATGACCAGCGACAGAATCCATCAGTGTCCACATGAATCAG ACATAATCGATATGCTAAAGTTCCCTCTGGCAAGTACTGGTGAGCACTTTGGAGTGATCCGCAGGTTCCAGCCTTTTATTGACAGAGCTCTAGAGAGAACCCGACGTCACGCTGTGACACAGCCCAG CGTCACCTTATCTGTGTGGATATACCTACTGAAATGGTGTCAGAAGAAGCACTGTGGGATCATCCATCATGTCAATAGAAAAAATTTATATGACACGGTTCTGATGCAGCTTACGGACACAG GGAACATCATAATTCAGGCACGAAAGATAACTGGAGAAGATGAAGCATTTCAAGTTCAAGCAATGTTGCCCCTGTTGAAATGGATTAGATTAGACTGTTACATACAGGACTCGGAG GTGCTGCTGGAAACCACGTGGGATGGTCAAACCCAGAAATATTTATACGA ATTTCAGGACAGCATTCATTACGATGACACAGATGGATACTTTGTGATTGGAGGAGGCAGGTACTCACAAGGCATCCGTGGGTATTTTGGGCCTATCAGATACTACCGTTTTGGAACCAAACAG GTCAAAAATCAACTTCACTCCATGCCAACATTAAATGAATTGCAGAGGATTCACCAAGAGTGTCAGGAAATAAGAGCATTTACAAAAGCTTTTATGCAAGAAGTGAATGAGAATTACCTCCTGTCGCCAGTAAGTAGAg atGTCTGTACCCCCGACTTCTTAAGGCTGTGGGGTCAGTTTGCATCAAAAgagaaaacatgcacacaaacatggaCGTTTGAAACACAGATAAAGTACAACACTCTCTTTCAGTTCTTGCTAACAAAGGAGGTGGAAATCAGAACAG GGTCTTTAAACTTGAAGGATCTCGGGAGCGCTTTGTTTGAGGAGACAGTTGGAACAATGTTCCCTGTGGATAAAGCACAAATGAAAATCACATCCCAATCAATGGCTGCGTTACAAGAATCCTCCTGCTTAGGAAATCACAGAGCATCTCTCTTATTGGCCACCATCCATCTCTCCGGCCTGGGACATTCAGTCAATCATGAGCAG GGTCACGTCTATAGTTTGATTGGTGCCTTAGGTGATGACCGTTTTGCCCTGATGCATGCAGGGTACAAACACTTGATGGGAATTGATGGGTTTCCTAAAGACTTGGAAATGGCTTATAGCTACTATTCCAACATTGGAACGCAGACCTGTATTGACAGTTCCAGGATATATGAAAATAAG CAACACTCAACTGAACATATCTATTTAAACAATGAAGAAGATTTAAACAGACTGACACATGAGACAAACGACGATTTCCAGTATCTGAAATTCCaagcagagagaggagacaTCGAATCTCAG AAACGCATGGGAACAATGCTGTACTGGGGACAAAATGGAGTCTCAAAGGACATAGTGAGTGCGGCAAAATGGATTGAGAGAAGTGCTATGCAAATGAAGGATCCCTCTGCGATGTACGACTACTCCATCCTCCTGATGAAG GGCCAGGGAGTGAAAAGAAACTACACCCGAGCTTTTCGGCTGCTGAgaaaagcagcagcaatg GGCTCAATTAACGCCTTGAATGGTTTAGGCTGGTACCATGGGACTGTACTGAAGGACCACAAAAATGCAGTGAAATACTTTGAACAAGCTGCTTTAAACGGGAGCGATGATGGGATGTTCAACCTGGGGATTTATCATCTCAGTGGGATGAACCCAGACAGACCCCGGAGAAATGAG AGTGCTGCTTTCGAGCAGTTTCTCAACGCGTCTCGGTTTGGTCATGTCGCTGCATCAGTGGAAGCTGCTTGGTACCTTTCGACGGGAAGCCTGGAAGGGGTGTCTCAGGATATGAAGAGGGCTGTGAT TCTGCTGAAAAAGGTCTGTGAGCGAAATGGACACCTTGGATTTATGATCAGAGAGGCTCTTCAGGCCTACCTCCAGGGCTCTTG GCAGGAAGCCTTTGTGAAGTACCTTTTGGCAGCTCAAACTGGTCTGGGTTTGGCCCAGAGCAATGTTGCACACCTGTGCGAG GAGCTGAATCTCGGTTATGAATGTCAGTGGAGATATCATAACTACTCTATATTAAACTATGATCCCCATCCATCCG CTCTGCTGAAAATGGGAGACTACTACTACTACCATTCCCCCGGCACACAAGAGGACTCATTATCCTTGGCTGAGCAGGCCATATCAATGTATAGCAGAGCAGCACTAGCAGGCAGCCCTCAG GGAATGTACAACTTGGTTGTTTTGGCACAAGAAGGCCACAGTCTTCCCCGGAGCATCCTCAGATTCGTTAATGTTTCGCATCATGATGATCTGGATATGGTGATGGAGAAGATCCTAAAAAg ATGTGTAGACATGGAGGGTGAAGAGGCAGTGACGCCCTGTTCTTTAGCTCTGCTTGGACTCCAGATGGGAAAAGCCTTGAGGAGAATGACTCAGAACGGTGCACAGCTCCTCTTG GCATATGCATCTCTTCTTTCTGTCCTTATCTTTGCTGTTGCGGTGTCTTTTCAGAGCAGTCTTG GGAACAGAAATCCTACAAATGCACTAAGGGCAAGGACATCACCTGGAAGCAACAATGGCGTCGTCTCGAACAGGGAGCAAGATGGCATCATGGGAAGAACCTACAGAGGGGCATGGAATCTAAGGCTTACCATGAATGGGGAGCAGTGGTTGCAACAGATCAGCGATTTGGCCGTGACTGCGTCGGGCGTGTGCCTGTGTGCTTTCTGGACCACACTCCTCTATCATCTTTTATGA